One genomic region from Bradyrhizobium icense encodes:
- a CDS encoding D-alanyl-D-alanine carboxypeptidase family protein: MHLLRPLLRASSSNLIFLAMALAIVTPRAVHAEALLVVEADTGKVLQADNATMPWYPASVTKIMTAYVTLKAVKEGRLSLDTLLTVSPVAASQSPSKMGFGPGIQVTVDNALKMMMVKSANDMAVVLAEGVGGSVDGFSAMMNQTASRLGMTQTNYVNPNGLPADEQVTSARDLAILARAVIRDLPEYEYFMQIPSIRYGRRVTQNFNKLIGRYPGADGFKTGFICASGYNLVASATRNGKRLIAVVLGSSSGQQRAIRAAQLLERGFGNGLGWLKPSLGTVDNLVPIDASPPNLREEMCNGKRKRPATDEDPDIVASNGNASTGETAVTFFTAGLQPPTAKPSELLAAAAAPSEPVPVYTGPTKTGPALIAAVAADAEKQTPAKRGKKPHIAAKKPDVAAAPKAEANAKPAGKPAAAAKPAIAAKPAAKPDAVRHAGAKPEAAAKPAAKPAEKPVAAGDKPAPKPAKPKAAAKPKGETKPAG, translated from the coding sequence GCGCTTCCTCATCGAACCTGATTTTCCTGGCGATGGCGCTTGCCATCGTGACGCCGCGCGCCGTGCATGCCGAAGCGCTGCTGGTCGTCGAAGCCGATACCGGCAAGGTGCTGCAGGCCGACAATGCCACCATGCCCTGGTATCCCGCCTCGGTGACCAAGATCATGACGGCCTACGTCACCCTGAAGGCGGTGAAAGAAGGACGTCTGTCCCTCGACACGCTCTTGACGGTATCGCCGGTCGCCGCCTCGCAGTCGCCATCCAAGATGGGTTTTGGTCCGGGCATTCAGGTCACTGTCGATAACGCGCTGAAGATGATGATGGTGAAGTCGGCCAATGATATGGCCGTGGTGCTCGCCGAGGGCGTCGGAGGCTCCGTCGACGGTTTCTCGGCGATGATGAACCAGACCGCCTCGAGGCTCGGCATGACGCAGACGAACTACGTCAATCCCAACGGCCTGCCGGCAGATGAACAGGTCACCTCGGCGCGCGATCTCGCGATCCTGGCACGCGCCGTGATTCGCGACCTGCCGGAATACGAATACTTCATGCAGATCCCCTCGATCCGCTACGGCCGCAGGGTGACGCAGAATTTCAACAAGCTGATCGGACGCTATCCCGGCGCCGACGGGTTCAAGACCGGCTTCATTTGCGCCTCCGGCTACAATCTGGTTGCGTCCGCGACACGCAACGGCAAGCGGCTGATCGCCGTCGTGCTCGGCTCGTCCTCGGGGCAGCAGCGAGCGATTCGCGCGGCGCAATTGCTGGAGCGCGGTTTCGGCAACGGACTGGGCTGGCTGAAACCTTCGCTCGGCACCGTCGACAATCTGGTTCCAATCGATGCATCGCCGCCGAACCTGCGCGAGGAGATGTGCAACGGCAAGCGCAAGCGGCCGGCGACCGATGAGGACCCGGACATCGTCGCTTCCAACGGCAACGCCAGCACAGGCGAAACCGCGGTGACGTTCTTCACGGCCGGGCTGCAGCCGCCGACGGCAAAACCTTCGGAATTGCTCGCTGCCGCAGCGGCGCCCTCTGAACCAGTGCCGGTCTATACGGGCCCGACCAAGACCGGACCGGCGCTGATCGCGGCGGTCGCGGCCGATGCCGAGAAGCAGACTCCGGCGAAGCGCGGCAAGAAACCGCACATTGCGGCGAAAAAGCCCGACGTCGCAGCAGCGCCAAAGGCGGAGGCCAACGCCAAACCTGCAGGAAAGCCTGCGGCCGCAGCCAAGCCCGCGATAGCAGCAAAACCTGCGGCCAAGCCGGATGCGGTGCGGCATGCCGGCGCCAAGCCGGAAGCCGCTGCCAAACCAGCCGCCAAGCCCGCAGAAAAACCCGTCGCCGCCGGTGACAAGCCCGCGCCGAAGCCTGCCAAACCCAAGGCGGCTGCTAAACCCAAGGGCGAAACCAAGCCGGCTGGTTAA